In Helianthus annuus cultivar XRQ/B chromosome 3, HanXRQr2.0-SUNRISE, whole genome shotgun sequence, a single window of DNA contains:
- the LOC110932040 gene encoding uncharacterized protein LOC110932040, producing the protein MSSHTIHPAVTVNNIKNSIPLVLDQQTNHYNIWAELFKNHCKAYECYDHLQPKKTDTDTSTDKQAAPTSPKPTYSESWERIDAIVLQWIYGTITQDLLHTIMKNDTTAYNAWTTLQNIFLDNQESRTIDLQKKFANTRLISQHVRL; encoded by the coding sequence ATGTCTTCCCACACCATACATCCTGCTGTCACTGTCAACAACATCAAGAACTCCATCCCTTTGGTTCTTGATCAACAAACAAACCACTACAATATCTGGGCCGAACTTTTCAAAAACCACTGCAAAGCTTATGAATGCTATGATCATCTTCAACCTAAGAAAACCGACACCGACACCTCCACCGACAAACAAGCCGCACCCACTTCACCAAAACCCACCTATTCCGAGTCATGGGAACGTATCGATGCCATTGTTTTGCAATGGATATACGGTACCATCACTCAGGATCTTTTACACACCATCATGAAGAACGATACCACCGCTTACAACGCATGGACCACCCTACAAAACATCTTTCTTGACAACCAAGAATCCCGCACCATTGACCTTCAAAAAAAATTTGCCAATACCCGTCTAATTTCCCAACATGTCCGCCTATAG